In Chlorogloeopsis sp. ULAP01, the following are encoded in one genomic region:
- a CDS encoding response regulator: protein MKGRQTTVTILMADDDEDDCMLAREALTESRLANDLYIVRDGEELMDYLHRRGQYANSHISPRPALILLDLNMPKKDGREALREIKDDPELRQIPVVVLTTSKAEEDIYRTYDLGANSFIIKPVTFAALVEVMKTIGKYWFEIVELPL, encoded by the coding sequence GTGAAGGGTCGGCAAACAACTGTCACTATTTTAATGGCCGATGATGATGAGGATGACTGTATGTTAGCTCGCGAAGCTTTGACCGAAAGTCGTCTGGCAAATGACCTATACATCGTTAGAGATGGAGAGGAATTAATGGATTATTTGCATCGACGCGGTCAATATGCTAATTCCCATATATCACCCCGTCCTGCTTTAATTTTGCTAGATTTAAATATGCCTAAAAAAGATGGTCGTGAGGCACTTAGAGAAATTAAAGATGATCCAGAACTAAGGCAAATCCCTGTTGTGGTACTCACAACCTCAAAAGCAGAGGAAGATATTTATCGTACCTATGATTTGGGAGCAAACTCGTTTATTATTAAACCTGTCACGTTTGCAGCTTTAGTTGAAGTAATGAAAACCATAGGAAAATACTGGTTTGAAATCGTAGAACTGCCGCTATGA
- a CDS encoding PAS domain-containing protein, whose protein sequence is MSNLILIVDDDHLMQAQLRELLEAAGYRAAQASNAEDALTTFAQLQPDLVLLDAIMPGVDGFSCCEQLRRLPGGDRTPVLMITALYDEASVERAFAAGATDFITKPIHWPILRQRVRRLVAASQVMQALREQTEQAQMQEMQLRMALEAAQMGTWKWDLLANKVSFSENLRTLFGLEAATANKSYETFLSYIHPEDRDRVHNSFHKAIETGAECEVEFRVVLPDNNIRWLVKKGVVFRDTSGKAVQILGIDMDITKRKHSEENLHQSEERFQILARATNDVVWDWNLVTNQLWWNNNVHTLYGYFPEQVSPDPAWWHERIHPEDRTRIIADIGNLIQSGQHFWSNEYRFRRADGSYAYIFDRAYAVRDSMGKPVRMIGAMMDISDRKRTQEELERQNMRSRLFADVTLKIRQSLQIDEILQTSVTEVQKLLQADRVLIFKMLSDGSGTVVKEEVVPGFPVTLGQNIIDPCFNEGYIEKYRKGRVGTINNAQEDKVEPCYAEFLEKIAVKANLVVPILQHTKLWGLLIAHQCAHPRDWNESETELLLQLANQIGIALAQAKLLEQETRQRQELARSNDELQEFAFVASHDLQEPLRKIKTFGDRLKLIASDSLSAQALDYLERMQNATRRMQTLIEDLLALSRVTTRAQPFVAVNLYQITQEVLSDLEITIQQEQAKVEVGELPILKADPLQMRQLLQNLIINALKFHSPEQPPIVKIYSQILLTPLDPIAIGTEQCQIIVEDNGIGFDEKYLDRIFNVFQRLHGRSEYEGTGIGLAICRKIVERHQGSITAESIRGQGAKFIVTLPMNPSF, encoded by the coding sequence ATGAGTAATTTAATTTTGATCGTTGATGACGATCATTTGATGCAGGCGCAACTGCGCGAACTATTGGAAGCCGCAGGGTATAGGGCAGCACAGGCAAGCAACGCAGAGGACGCACTAACTACCTTTGCCCAACTACAACCAGATTTAGTACTACTAGATGCTATTATGCCGGGTGTGGATGGGTTTAGTTGTTGCGAGCAACTACGAAGACTTCCTGGAGGCGATCGCACTCCTGTTTTAATGATTACAGCTCTTTATGATGAAGCATCAGTAGAACGGGCTTTTGCAGCTGGTGCCACAGATTTTATTACCAAACCGATCCATTGGCCAATATTACGTCAGCGAGTGCGTCGTCTGGTGGCAGCAAGTCAAGTGATGCAAGCCTTGCGAGAGCAAACCGAACAGGCACAAATGCAAGAAATGCAACTGCGCATGGCATTAGAAGCTGCCCAGATGGGTACTTGGAAATGGGATCTCCTCGCCAATAAAGTTAGTTTCTCAGAAAATTTGAGAACTTTGTTTGGTTTAGAAGCAGCCACGGCTAACAAAAGTTATGAAACTTTCCTGAGCTATATTCATCCTGAAGATCGCGATCGCGTTCACAACTCATTCCACAAAGCAATTGAAACGGGAGCAGAATGTGAAGTAGAGTTTCGTGTTGTTTTGCCTGACAATAACATTCGCTGGCTAGTGAAAAAGGGAGTCGTTTTTCGTGACACTTCTGGCAAAGCAGTGCAGATTTTAGGCATAGATATGGACATTACTAAGCGCAAGCACTCTGAAGAAAATTTGCATCAGAGTGAAGAGCGTTTCCAGATTCTTGCCCGTGCTACCAACGATGTTGTTTGGGACTGGAATTTAGTCACAAACCAACTTTGGTGGAATAATAATGTACATACACTTTATGGTTACTTCCCAGAGCAAGTTAGTCCTGATCCGGCTTGGTGGCACGAACGCATACACCCAGAAGATAGAACCAGAATTATTGCTGACATTGGTAATCTAATTCAAAGTGGGCAACATTTTTGGTCGAATGAATACCGTTTTCGCCGTGCTGATGGTTCCTATGCCTATATTTTTGATCGCGCTTATGCGGTTCGCGATAGTATGGGCAAACCAGTGCGGATGATTGGGGCAATGATGGATATTAGCGATCGCAAGCGTACCCAAGAAGAACTAGAACGCCAAAATATGCGATCGCGCTTATTTGCTGATGTCACTCTCAAAATTCGCCAGTCTTTGCAAATTGATGAAATTCTCCAAACCAGTGTCACAGAAGTGCAAAAGCTATTGCAGGCTGACCGAGTATTAATATTTAAAATGCTATCTGATGGTTCGGGAACTGTAGTTAAAGAAGAAGTTGTTCCCGGTTTTCCTGTAACTCTAGGACAAAACATCATCGATCCTTGTTTTAACGAAGGATACATTGAAAAATACCGCAAGGGTAGAGTTGGTACAATCAACAATGCCCAAGAAGATAAAGTTGAACCTTGCTATGCAGAATTTCTAGAAAAAATAGCTGTGAAGGCTAACCTAGTTGTGCCGATTCTCCAACACACCAAACTGTGGGGGCTATTAATTGCCCATCAGTGCGCCCATCCTCGCGACTGGAACGAGTCAGAAACTGAACTGTTGTTACAATTAGCGAACCAAATTGGTATTGCCCTAGCCCAAGCCAAACTTTTAGAACAAGAAACTCGCCAGCGACAAGAACTTGCCCGCTCCAATGACGAACTCCAAGAGTTTGCCTTTGTCGCCTCCCACGATTTGCAAGAACCACTCCGTAAAATTAAAACATTTGGCGATCGCCTCAAATTAATTGCCAGCGATTCTTTATCTGCCCAGGCGCTTGACTACCTCGAACGTATGCAGAATGCAACTCGGCGGATGCAAACTTTAATTGAAGACTTGCTGGCTCTTTCGCGAGTCACTACCAGAGCACAGCCTTTTGTCGCAGTGAATCTCTACCAAATTACTCAAGAAGTATTATCTGATTTAGAAATAACTATCCAGCAAGAACAAGCAAAGGTGGAAGTAGGTGAGTTACCTATCCTCAAAGCCGATCCCTTGCAAATGCGGCAATTGTTACAAAATCTGATTATCAATGCCTTGAAGTTTCATAGCCCCGAACAACCACCAATTGTCAAAATTTATAGTCAGATTTTACTAACTCCTTTAGATCCAATCGCCATTGGTACAGAACAGTGCCAAATTATTGTCGAGGACAATGGCATCGGTTTTGACGAAAAGTATTTAGATCGCATCTTTAATGTTTTTCAACGGCTGCACGGGCGTAGTGAATATGAAGGCACTGGCATCGGTTTAGCAATCTGTCGAAAAATCGTTGAACGTCACCAGGGTAGTATTACAGCCGAGAGCATACGTGGGCAAGGAGCAAAATTTATTGTTACCTTACCGATGAATCCTTCGTTTTAA
- a CDS encoding PAS domain S-box protein: MKTLVQNHHEVKRIKVLRQYQILDTLPEQAFDDLAFLAAQICQTPIALINLIDVNRQWFKAKVGLDVAQLPIDIGFCPLCLEQGNVLIIPDTLADERFATSAVVKSEPYVRFYAGVPLLAPEGIAIGTVCIADRMPRKITPEQIEALKAISRLVIRQLELRRNLSELIEIKTDYQQAQAALQQSECTLRSFFDSTPMMMGVVELQENDILHISDNATSAKFFGQTPEAMRNRLESEIGMPQQQVYEWIQYYREAERTKLPVSFEYPHDTPQGKKWLRTTVSSIGAYSNCVKQFAYVVEDITERKQAEDNLRWQEALLRSMTSVSPLAFYVVDNRTDNILYFNDRFCEIWGIQHLKEQMVSGKLKNQDIIPDCLELVLDIPAFAESCKPLQSEENRSVVEDEILFTNGRVIRRFSTQVRDASDQYFGRLYIFEDITARKQAEQQVREQAALLDITTDAIIVRDLCNKILLWNKSAENLYGWRAQEAIGKYANELLYNESSPILQEIHQTVLEKGSWQGELLKTTKFGKEIIVESCWTLVCDENLQPKSILVVDTDITQKKLLEKQFLRNQRMESIGTLASGIAHDLNNVLSPILMSVQLLQANCGEQRDRQILSIVETNVKRGANLVKQVLAFARGIEGDRTVLQVKHLILEIQQIVEQTFPKSINLETEIKPQLWNVCGDTTQLHQVLINLCLNARDAMPGGGTLKISAQNIFIDENYTRVHLDAKVGHYIVLSVADTGVGIPSELLDRIFEPFFTTKELGKGTGLGLSTVMGIIKGHGGFVTVSSRPGKGTKFKVYLPAIQTDTIKLPEDLEVPTGNGQYILVVDDESAVREITATSLQEHNYKALVASDGIEAVALYAQYKDKISGAIIDMMMPNMDGTTTIKTLQKMNPLLPIVAVSGLATSEQIPQLNSSKRPAFLAKPYTAKELLKTLHSVIG; this comes from the coding sequence ATGAAAACTTTAGTACAAAATCATCATGAAGTGAAGAGGATAAAGGTTCTTCGTCAATATCAAATTCTAGACACTTTACCAGAACAAGCATTTGATGATTTAGCATTTTTAGCTGCTCAGATTTGCCAAACACCGATCGCTTTGATTAACCTCATTGATGTCAACCGTCAGTGGTTTAAAGCCAAAGTTGGGTTGGATGTAGCGCAACTGCCTATAGATATTGGCTTTTGTCCTCTTTGCCTAGAGCAAGGCAATGTTTTGATTATTCCTGATACTTTAGCTGATGAGCGTTTTGCAACTTCTGCTGTGGTTAAGTCTGAACCTTATGTGAGATTTTATGCCGGCGTACCTTTATTAGCACCAGAAGGAATAGCGATCGGCACTGTGTGTATAGCAGATCGCATGCCACGGAAAATTACCCCAGAACAAATAGAAGCACTGAAGGCTATTAGCCGTTTGGTAATTAGACAATTAGAACTGCGGCGCAATCTCAGTGAACTGATTGAGATCAAAACAGACTACCAACAGGCACAAGCAGCACTTCAGCAAAGCGAATGTACTCTGCGCAGTTTTTTTGACAGTACACCGATGATGATGGGAGTTGTAGAACTCCAAGAAAATGACATCCTGCATATTTCTGATAATGCTACGAGTGCAAAATTTTTTGGACAAACACCAGAAGCAATGCGAAATCGCCTAGAAAGCGAGATTGGGATGCCACAACAGCAGGTGTATGAGTGGATTCAATACTATCGTGAAGCAGAACGCACTAAATTGCCTGTCAGCTTTGAATATCCTCACGATACTCCCCAAGGAAAGAAATGGCTGAGAACAACAGTTTCATCTATCGGTGCGTATAGCAACTGTGTTAAGCAATTTGCCTATGTAGTAGAAGACATTACCGAACGCAAGCAAGCCGAGGATAATTTACGCTGGCAAGAAGCGCTATTGCGTTCTATGACTAGCGTTTCACCATTAGCATTTTATGTTGTAGACAACCGTACAGATAACATTTTATATTTCAACGATCGCTTCTGCGAAATTTGGGGCATTCAACATCTAAAAGAGCAGATGGTATCCGGCAAATTGAAAAACCAAGATATTATTCCCGATTGCCTGGAGTTGGTGTTGGATATTCCTGCCTTTGCTGAGTCATGCAAACCTTTGCAAAGCGAAGAGAATCGTTCGGTTGTAGAAGATGAGATTTTGTTTACCAACGGGCGTGTGATCCGGCGTTTCTCCACTCAAGTTCGAGATGCTAGCGATCAATATTTTGGCCGTTTATATATCTTTGAAGATATTACCGCCCGCAAACAAGCTGAACAGCAAGTGCGTGAGCAAGCCGCATTGTTAGATATCACCACAGATGCAATTATTGTCAGAGATTTATGCAACAAAATTTTATTGTGGAACAAAAGTGCTGAGAACCTTTACGGCTGGCGTGCGCAAGAAGCAATAGGCAAGTATGCCAATGAACTTCTATATAACGAATCTTCACCAATACTACAAGAAATTCATCAAACTGTTTTAGAAAAAGGCTCTTGGCAGGGTGAGTTGCTTAAAACTACAAAATTTGGCAAAGAAATCATTGTTGAAAGTTGCTGGACATTAGTATGTGATGAAAACTTACAACCGAAATCAATTCTGGTTGTTGATACAGATATTACGCAAAAGAAACTACTAGAAAAGCAATTTTTACGCAATCAGCGCATGGAGAGTATTGGTACTCTTGCCAGTGGTATCGCTCACGATCTCAACAATGTGCTGTCACCAATTTTGATGTCAGTACAACTTTTACAAGCCAACTGTGGCGAACAACGCGATCGCCAAATTCTATCGATAGTAGAAACCAATGTCAAACGTGGTGCAAACTTGGTGAAGCAAGTACTGGCTTTTGCACGCGGCATCGAAGGCGATCGCACCGTATTGCAAGTGAAACACCTGATTTTAGAAATACAGCAAATTGTCGAACAAACATTTCCCAAATCAATTAACCTCGAAACAGAAATAAAACCACAGTTGTGGAATGTTTGCGGTGACACTACCCAATTGCATCAGGTATTGATTAATTTGTGTCTCAATGCTCGTGATGCCATGCCTGGTGGCGGGACTTTGAAAATTTCTGCTCAAAATATTTTCATTGATGAAAATTATACCAGAGTCCATTTAGATGCCAAGGTTGGCCATTATATAGTTTTGAGTGTTGCGGATACAGGAGTCGGCATACCCAGCGAATTATTGGATAGAATTTTTGAGCCATTCTTTACCACAAAAGAGCTTGGTAAAGGTACGGGGCTAGGACTATCAACAGTAATGGGTATCATCAAAGGACATGGTGGTTTTGTGACTGTGTCTAGTCGCCCTGGTAAAGGTACAAAATTTAAAGTGTATTTGCCAGCAATTCAAACAGATACAATCAAACTACCAGAAGACTTGGAAGTACCAACCGGAAACGGACAATATATTTTGGTTGTGGATGATGAATCTGCGGTGAGAGAAATTACAGCAACTTCTTTGCAAGAGCATAACTATAAAGCTCTTGTTGCTAGTGATGGAATTGAGGCAGTAGCGCTCTACGCTCAATATAAAGACAAAATTAGTGGAGCAATTATAGATATGATGATGCCAAACATGGATGGAACAACCACTATCAAAACATTGCAAAAAATGAATCCACTACTACCGATTGTTGCTGTTAGTGGTTTGGCAACCAGTGAACAGATACCACAACTCAACAGTAGTAAACGCCCTGCCTTTTTAGCAAAGCCTTACACGGCAAAGGAACTGTTAAAAACATTGCATTCAGTTATTGGTTAA
- a CDS encoding molybdenum cofactor biosynthesis protein MoaE produces MINIFTSIVKPRNEDSFAICFAPLSIEEVYKLADDPANGAVVLMSGMVRNQTDGRSVVALEYQAYEPMALRVFYQIAEEIRQTWTDVTRVVIHHRIGHLQIGEISVLVAVGCPHRSEAFAACRYAIDTLKHNAPIWKKEHWQDGSSTWISIGACELSNQEC; encoded by the coding sequence ATGATAAATATATTTACTTCTATTGTTAAACCCAGAAATGAAGATAGCTTTGCAATTTGCTTTGCTCCGTTGTCTATTGAAGAAGTCTATAAATTAGCCGACGATCCAGCAAATGGTGCAGTAGTGCTCATGAGTGGAATGGTTCGCAATCAAACTGATGGTAGATCTGTTGTTGCCCTAGAGTATCAAGCTTACGAACCGATGGCGCTGCGCGTATTTTATCAAATTGCTGAGGAAATTCGGCAAACATGGACAGATGTAACTCGCGTGGTAATTCACCATCGGATTGGACATTTGCAAATTGGCGAAATCAGTGTTTTGGTAGCGGTAGGCTGTCCCCATCGTTCCGAAGCTTTTGCAGCTTGTCGCTATGCAATTGATACCCTCAAGCACAATGCACCCATTTGGAAAAAAGAACATTGGCAAGATGGTTCTAGTACCTGGATAAGTATTGGGGCTTGTGAGCTATCTAATCAGGAATGCTAG
- a CDS encoding WYL domain-containing protein codes for MSRKGQSITLSISERDKAELEAIALEFGMMWGDRPNISKLVEAIARRQLILGHNNNWSEARIRPLHQCISALTDIGQIEQAQVIANLLLERSELSLPLRSEIERFLENSPPSWRLDIDRYIKREQPFQLSYQDATGRIWNFTVRYAKVSPHEKRQYLDCWCEETEGNFDVEELHHNWSLRLDRIQDAAVMPISGRWRSQLDEMDVEMHLLGNLAFAYQAKPEDKINEWIPEKQRVRRVVRGVSSTFWFIREVMQYTPDCVVVSPDSVRDRIKQKLRCLCEIYEM; via the coding sequence ATGAGTCGAAAAGGCCAGTCAATTACACTCTCGATATCGGAACGTGACAAAGCCGAACTAGAAGCGATCGCTCTTGAATTTGGTATGATGTGGGGTGATCGCCCGAATATCTCCAAGCTTGTAGAAGCGATCGCTCGTCGTCAGCTTATACTCGGTCATAATAATAATTGGTCAGAGGCAAGGATAAGACCATTACATCAATGTATCTCTGCTTTGACGGATATCGGACAAATTGAACAAGCTCAGGTTATTGCAAACTTGCTTCTGGAACGCAGCGAATTATCATTACCACTGCGAAGTGAAATAGAACGTTTTTTGGAGAACTCACCCCCTTCTTGGCGTTTGGATATTGATCGTTATATCAAACGAGAGCAACCTTTTCAGCTTTCTTATCAAGATGCGACGGGGCGTATATGGAATTTTACGGTTCGCTATGCCAAAGTATCACCGCACGAAAAGCGTCAATATCTTGATTGCTGGTGTGAAGAGACAGAAGGAAATTTTGACGTGGAAGAACTCCATCATAATTGGAGTTTGCGTTTAGATCGCATACAGGATGCGGCTGTGATGCCTATTTCTGGTAGGTGGCGATCGCAATTAGATGAAATGGATGTAGAAATGCACCTATTAGGTAACTTAGCTTTTGCTTACCAAGCTAAACCAGAAGACAAAATAAATGAATGGATACCAGAAAAACAACGTGTGCGGCGAGTAGTAAGAGGTGTTTCGAGTACCTTTTGGTTTATCCGTGAAGTTATGCAGTATACGCCAGATTGCGTAGTTGTGTCACCTGATTCAGTGCGTGATCGCATCAAGCAAAAACTTCGCTGTCTTTGTGAGATATACGAGATGTAA
- the cas3 gene encoding type I-D CRISPR-associated helicase Cas3' has translation MSESYKITLKPVYSQTVPTPDGVKLPKNWSLSWHQAATLEVLRDPNIDVVFNTAMAGDGKSLAAYLEVLQGEFSAIGLYPTNELARDQETQIKGYVEEFQPRDKPRVVRLSGADLEIYAENEGLKKSAAIATLTSQREALLTNPDIFHYLHRGAYIIHGDSPDKLWGRIDKDFDLFIFDEFHIFAAPQIASVINTMLLIRCTNRRKKFLFLSATPDKNLISKLETAGFRCREINPQEQNKYQFPDTPQQEQQLRSQGWRQVARAISLNFIPLEPTFKASEIWLKENSNLILNQFQQYPGSKGAIILNSIAAVKRLTPFFQEILQPYGLRVGENTGLSGKAEKEQSLAADLVIGTSTIDVGVDFKINFLIFESSDAGNFIQRLGRLGRHDGYEKNGQQIKFENFTAYALVPNFLVERLFQVESPPLTVNCICDRMFFQSTIKEQYRQINDFHGYYRRWGAVQSFWLYYQLSDRTIKQQYAQSREQFQAACEEVFETSLKFIAGRIQGWAKDWQALSGKSGNPIAEDAASFRGSSPLQCGLYDLMEVNEADRFKIYDLPGILSNVEIEMWTEAAFIRTLKETAQRIGQPIAKGRFAHCLAFMKLRSYREERLNWKFTYSGDLQAIGDAWKVQVLKGIEIWQPENYWIGEINKRLKKEGLVCYVIRRPVAQVRMRLRLPMHFQIYPISDRYSFHDATAPYAIAFGHSALLLDTLAYTFKSKGDEIWVA, from the coding sequence ATGTCCGAAAGTTACAAAATTACTCTCAAACCCGTTTATTCTCAAACCGTCCCCACACCTGACGGAGTAAAATTACCTAAAAATTGGTCGCTTTCTTGGCATCAAGCAGCAACATTAGAGGTGTTACGTGATCCAAATATTGATGTAGTGTTCAACACTGCCATGGCTGGTGATGGTAAAAGTTTGGCTGCTTATTTAGAAGTTCTTCAAGGTGAGTTTTCTGCTATTGGACTTTATCCAACTAATGAACTTGCTCGCGATCAAGAAACGCAGATTAAAGGTTATGTTGAAGAATTCCAGCCTAGAGATAAACCGCGTGTAGTGCGACTAAGTGGGGCTGATTTAGAAATTTATGCAGAAAATGAAGGCTTGAAAAAAAGTGCAGCGATCGCAACTCTCACAAGTCAACGAGAAGCATTATTAACCAACCCTGATATTTTCCATTACTTACATCGCGGTGCTTATATTATTCACGGTGATAGTCCAGATAAATTATGGGGAAGAATTGATAAAGACTTTGACTTATTTATATTTGATGAATTTCATATTTTTGCGGCTCCCCAGATAGCTAGTGTTATTAATACAATGCTATTAATTCGCTGTACAAATCGCCGCAAGAAATTCTTGTTTCTTTCTGCTACACCTGATAAAAATTTAATTTCTAAGTTAGAAACAGCAGGGTTTCGTTGTCGAGAAATCAATCCACAAGAACAAAATAAATATCAATTTCCTGATACTCCACAGCAAGAACAGCAGCTGCGCTCGCAGGGATGGCGGCAAGTAGCGCGAGCAATTTCACTAAATTTTATTCCCTTAGAACCTACTTTTAAAGCTTCTGAAATTTGGTTAAAAGAAAATAGTAATTTGATTTTGAACCAATTTCAGCAATATCCAGGGAGTAAAGGCGCGATTATTCTCAATTCCATTGCCGCAGTCAAGCGACTCACGCCATTTTTTCAAGAAATTTTACAGCCTTATGGCTTAAGAGTCGGAGAAAATACAGGCTTATCTGGTAAAGCTGAAAAAGAGCAAAGCCTTGCTGCTGACTTAGTTATTGGAACTAGTACAATTGATGTTGGTGTTGACTTTAAAATTAATTTTTTGATTTTTGAATCATCGGATGCAGGTAACTTTATCCAACGCTTAGGAAGGTTAGGCAGACATGATGGATATGAAAAAAATGGTCAACAAATCAAATTTGAAAACTTCACAGCTTATGCTCTTGTTCCTAACTTTTTAGTAGAGCGTTTATTTCAGGTAGAGTCTCCACCTTTAACTGTTAATTGTATTTGTGATCGCATGTTTTTCCAAAGCACCATTAAAGAGCAATATCGCCAAATTAATGATTTTCATGGTTATTATCGCCGTTGGGGTGCAGTGCAGTCGTTTTGGTTGTATTATCAATTGAGCGATCGCACAATTAAACAACAGTATGCCCAAAGTCGAGAGCAGTTTCAAGCAGCTTGTGAAGAAGTATTTGAGACTAGTTTGAAATTTATAGCCGGACGTATTCAAGGATGGGCAAAAGACTGGCAAGCGCTTTCAGGTAAATCAGGAAATCCCATTGCTGAGGATGCTGCTAGTTTTCGGGGTTCTAGTCCTCTGCAATGTGGTTTGTACGATTTAATGGAAGTAAACGAAGCAGACAGGTTTAAAATCTACGATTTACCGGGAATTTTGAGCAATGTAGAAATTGAAATGTGGACAGAAGCAGCGTTTATTCGGACACTGAAAGAAACCGCACAACGCATCGGACAACCCATTGCCAAAGGAAGATTTGCTCACTGTCTGGCATTTATGAAGTTGCGTTCTTACCGCGAGGAACGGCTGAACTGGAAATTTACCTACTCTGGGGATTTACAGGCTATTGGCGATGCGTGGAAAGTTCAGGTTTTAAAGGGTATAGAAATTTGGCAACCAGAAAACTACTGGATTGGGGAAATTAACAAACGCCTGAAAAAAGAAGGTTTGGTTTGTTATGTGATTCGTCGTCCAGTTGCCCAAGTGCGGATGCGGTTACGTTTGCCAATGCACTTTCAGATTTATCCCATTAGCGATCGCTACAGCTTTCATGATGCTACTGCACCGTATGCGATCGCTTTTGGTCACTCTGCGCTGCTGCTAGATACGCTTGCTTATACATTTAAAAGCAAAGGAGATGAGATATGGGTTGCGTGA
- a CDS encoding DUF433 domain-containing protein yields the protein MNEQQLLERITVNPKIFGGKPIIRGRRLAVEHILGMLAAGDTIETLLEAYPWLEKEDIQACLVYARRLVGHERVEPLLIE from the coding sequence ATGAACGAGCAACAACTTTTGGAAAGAATCACAGTCAACCCCAAAATCTTTGGCGGTAAACCTATTATTCGAGGTCGTCGCCTAGCGGTTGAACATATTTTAGGAATGCTGGCAGCAGGAGATACTATCGAAACCTTGCTAGAAGCTTATCCCTGGTTAGAAAAGGAAGATATACAAGCTTGTTTAGTTTATGCACGGAGGCTAGTTGGTCATGAACGAGTTGAACCTTTATTAATAGAGTAA
- a CDS encoding DUF5615 family PIN-like protein codes for MKILLDTCVWFGVRTNLLAAGYDVVWSGDWSEDPSDEEILATAYREGRILVTLDKDFGELAIVRGNPHCGILRLVNLTTREQSIVCLRVLQLYGNELASGAIITAELGRVRIRPPETDG; via the coding sequence GTGAAAATACTGCTAGATACTTGTGTGTGGTTTGGGGTGCGTACCAATTTACTCGCTGCTGGCTATGACGTAGTTTGGAGTGGAGATTGGTCAGAAGATCCAAGCGATGAGGAGATTTTAGCAACTGCTTATCGTGAAGGTCGAATTTTAGTAACGCTTGATAAGGACTTTGGAGAGTTGGCGATTGTACGGGGAAATCCTCACTGTGGAATTTTGCGTTTGGTTAATCTCACTACCAGAGAGCAATCTATTGTTTGTCTGCGAGTACTTCAGCTTTACGGTAATGAATTAGCATCAGGTGCAATTATAACTGCGGAATTAGGCAGAGTGAGGATTAGACCACCAGAAACTGATGGCTAA